A section of the Coffea eugenioides isolate CCC68of unplaced genomic scaffold, Ceug_1.0 ScVebR1_3337;HRSCAF=4535, whole genome shotgun sequence genome encodes:
- the LOC113757815 gene encoding OTU domain-containing protein At3g57810-like, producing the protein MLSALCARPKSWLFTTLFLSHAHSSAAALVHNRLIGSPLLKSVVVANADQRRHHSSSCRLVDTSAQGGAASIWHAILPAGDGDLDLHRTKRNVFVHHHDELMNKGEGSWNVAWDARPARWLHNRDSAWLLFGVCACLAAPPLPLLADSSEFVDGETDEFRHEAAAMTVVENRKCANFRVTGVPADGRCLFRAIAHVAWLRKGESVPDENRQRELADELRALVVEELLKRRKDAEWFIEGDFDAYVERIEKPYVWGGEPELLMASHVLKAPISVFMIDRSSGNLINIAKYGEEYKKDEESPINILFHGYGHYDIVDVVSEGYQKVEGGYQRVEAA; encoded by the exons ATGCTCAGTGCACTATGTGCTCGCCCTAAATCTTGGCTATTCACTACTTTATTCTTGTCTCATGCCCACAGCTCGGCAGCGGCTCTTGTTCACAATCGGCTCATTGGCAGCCCTCTTTTGAAATCCGTAGTGGTTGCCAACGCCGATCAAAGGAGACACCACTCCAGTAGTTGTCGTCTCGTCGACACCTCCGCTCAGGGTGGCGCTGCGTCTATATGGCATGCAATCCTTCCCGCCGGTGACGGGGATTTGGATCTCCACCGAACCAAGAGGAATGTGTTCGTCCACCACCACGATGAATTGATGAATAAAGGTGAAGGCTCGTGGAATGTGGCTTGGGATGCCAGGCCGGCGCGCTGGCTTCACAATCGTGATTCTGCGTGGTTATTGTTTGGAGTTTGCGCTTGCTTAGCCGCGCCCCCATTGCCGCTGTTAGCGGATTCATCTGAGTTCGTCGATGGGGAAACGGATGAATTCCGACATGAAGCAGCAGCAATGACCGTTGTAGAAAATCGAAAGTGTGCCAACTTTAGAGTTACAG GGGTGCCAGCAGATGGGAGATGTCTGTTTAGAGCAATAGCTCACGTGGCATGGTTGAGAAAAGGGGAGAGTGTTCCTGATGAAAACCGCCAAAGGGAACTCGCTGATGAATTAAGAGCTCTG GTTGTTGAGGAGTTGTTAAAGAGGCGAAAAGATGCAGAATG GTTTATTGAAGGAGATTTTGATGCATATGTGGAAAGAATTGAAAAACCTTATGTATGGGGCGGGGAACCAGAATTGCTAATGGCTTCTCATGTTCTCAA GGCGCCAATTTCTGTGTTTATGATTGATAGAAGCTCTggtaatttaataaatatagcAAAGTATGGTGAAGAGTATAAGAAAGATGAAGAGAGTCCAATTAACATTCTATTTCATGGATATGGACATTATGACATAGTGGATGTTGTCTCTGAAGGTTACCAGAAAGTAGAAGGAGGATATCAGAGAGTAGAAGCAGCCTAG
- the LOC113757814 gene encoding glucomannan 4-beta-mannosyltransferase 9-like, translating into MESLSSGAVIPPEAFQGGPGDVTGLLGCLWQQAKAPLLVPFLKMMVFLCLTMSILLFVERVYMGIVVVLIKIFRWKPEKKYKWEPMKEDLEMGNLGYPMVLVQIPMCNEKEVYQLSIGAACGLSWPTDRIIIQVLDDSTDPAIKALKEQECKRWASKGINIKYEIRENRNGYKAGALREGMKHSYVKLCDYVAIFDADFQPEHNFLRRTIPFLVHNPELALVQTRWKFVNSDECLMTRMQEMSLNYHFIVEQEVGSRTYSFFGFNGTAGVWRISALNEAGGWKDRTTVEDMDLAIRASLKGWKFVYVGEVEVKNELPSTFKAYRHQQHRWSCGPANLFRKMAMEIVRCKKVSPWKKFYLIYSFFFVRKIVAHMVTFIFYCVVLPATIVIPEVQVPVWGAVYIPSVITLLNAVGTPRSFHLVIFWILFENVMSLHRTKATFIGLLEAGRVNEWIVTEKLGHVLQTKLGSKVPKKPRFRMGDRLHLLELFVGFYLFFCGCYDVAFGKSHFFIYLFLQSTAFFTAGFGYVGIFVPSSY; encoded by the exons ATGGAGAGCCTTTCATCCGGGGCTGTGATTCCACCTGAGGCCTTCCAGGGTGGCCCGGGTGATGTTACCGGCCTTCTTGGATGTCTATGGCAGCAGGCGAAAGCACCATTGTTGGTGCCATTTTTGAAAATGATGGTCTTTTTGTGCCTGACAATGTCGATACTGTTATTCGTGGAAAGAGTTTATATGGGAATTGTCGTAGTTTTGATAAAGATATTCAGGTGGAAACCCGAGAAGAAGTACAAATGGGAGCCAATGAAGGAAGATTTGGAGATGGGAAATTTAGGCTACCCCATGGTTTTAGTGCAAATTCCAATGTGCAATGAAAAAGAG GTGTATCAGCTGTCAATTGGTGCTGCTTGCGGCTTATCATGGCCGACTGATCGAATCATAATTCAAGTTCTTGATGATTCAACGGATCCTGCTATCAAG GCCTTAAAGGAGCAAGAGTGCAAGAGATGGGCAAGCAAAGGCATAAACATAAAGTATGAGATTAGAGAGAACCGCAACGGCTATAAAGCTGGTGCTCTTAGGGAAGGAATGAAGCATAGCTATGTGAAGCTATGTGACTATGTCGCCATCTTTGATGCTGATTTTCAACCTGAGCATAATTTCTTGCGTCGTACCATTCCTTTTCTCGTGCATAATCCTGAGTTAGCTCTGGTTCAAACCCGTTGGAAATTCG TGAATTCTGATGAATGCTTGATGACAAGAATGCAAGAGATGTCTCTTAATTACCATTTCATTGTGGAGCAAGAAGTTGGATCCCGCACTTActctttttttggttttaatg GAACCGCTGGCGTATGGCGAATTTCAGCACTTAATGAAGCTGGAGGGTGGAAGGACAGAACAACTGTGGAGGATATGGACCTGGCTATCCGAGCCAGTCTCAAAGGCTGGAAATTTGTGTATGTTGGTGAAGTCGAG GTGAAGAATGAATTGCCAAGTACTTTCAAAGCATACCGGCACCAGCAACATCGATGGTCCTGCGGTCCTGCTAATCTGTTCAGGAAAATGGCTATGGAAATAGTTAGATGCAAG AAAGTCTCTCCATGGAAGAAGTTTTATCTAATATACAGTTTCTTCTTTGTTCGGAAGATAGTAGCACATATGGTCACGTTCATCTTCTACTGCGTTGTCCTGCCTGCAACTATTGTGATTCCCGAAGTACAAGTTCCGGTCTGGGGAGCTGTTTATATTCCGTCTGTAATTACCCTTCTGAATGCAGTCGGGACACCAag ATCATTCCACCTAGTAATTTTCTGGATCCTCTTTGAAAACGTAATGTCTCTGCATCGAACCAAGGCCACATTCATAGGTCTACTTGAGGCAGGGAGAGTTAACGAGTGGATTGTCACGGAAAAATTGGGACATGTCCTACAGACGAAGTTGGGCTCTAAAGTTCCCAAGAAGCCTCGTTTCAGGATGGGAGACAG attacatcTTTTGGAGCTCTTTGTTGGGTTTTACCTATTCTTTTGTGGGTGTTATGATGTGGCTTTTGGAAAGAGCCACTTCTTTATATACCTTTTCCTTCAATCAACGGCATTTTTCACAGCAGGATTCGGGTACGTTGGCATCTTTGTCCCTAGTTCTTACTAA
- the LOC113757817 gene encoding GABA transporter 1-like: MGSAVLDSPKLSPEHGEKGGAATVGPKELDAGALFVLKSRGTWLHCGYHLTTAIVAPALLSLPFAFALLGWAGGVLSLALAGLVTFYSYNLLSLVLEHHAALGKRQLRFRDMAHDVLGPGWGRYFVGPLQLGICYGAVIACTLLGGQSLKYIYLVARPNGSMELYHFVVIFGGLTLVMAQMPSFHSLRHINLISLLLCLAYCACTTAGAIYVGYSKNAPPRDYSITGVGINTVFGAFNAFSIIATTYGNGIIPEIQATIAPPVTGKMFKGLLVCYAVVISTFFSVAISGYWAFGNQSQQSVLSNFMVNNHPLLPKWFLLMTNVFTLVQVSAVVLVYMQPTNVVIERAFADPKKDQFSVRNVVPRLIFRSLSIVLATTLAAMLPFFGDIMALFGAFGCIPLDFILPMVFYNLTFKPSRKGLVYWGNTIIAVLSTVLALVGAVASVRQIILDAKTYRLFANM, from the exons ATGGGAAGTGCTGTCCTAGATTCCCCCAAGCTATCCCCAGAACATGGAGAAAAAGGTGGTGCAGCAACAGTCGGCCCCAAAGAGCTTGATGCTGGTGCCCTTTTCGTCCTGAAATCCCGAG GGACATGGTTGCACTGTGGATACCATCTAACAACAGCAATAGTTGCGCCGGCACTATTGAGCTTGCCCTTTGCATTTGCCTTGTTGGGATGGGCGGGTGGAGTTTTGAGCCTCGCCCTCGCCGGGCTGGTGACCTTCTACTCCTACAACCTTCTATCCTTAGTACTGGAGCACCATGCGGCGCTTGGAAAGCGCCAGCTTCGTTTCAGGGACATGGCTCATGATGTTTTAG GGCCAGGATGGGGTCGGTATTTCGTTGGCCCACTTCAATTGGGCATTTGTTATGGGGCTGTCATTGCATGTACACTTCTGGGTGGACAGAGCTTAAAG TATATTTACTTGGTGGCTAGACCGAACGGGAGCATGGAACTGTACCATTTCGTTGTTATTTTCGGAGGCTTAACATTAGTAATGGCCCAAATGCCATCATTTCATTCATTGAGGCATATCAATCTCATCTCCTTGCTTCTTTGTCTTGCTTACTGCGCTTGCACCACTGCAGGAGCCATATATGTAG GATACTCTAAAAATGCTCCTCCAAGGGACTACTCAATCACTGGAGTTGGTATAAATACAGTCTTTGGTGCCTTCAACGCTTTTTCAATTATTGCCACAACATATGGCAATGGAATTATACCTGAAATTCAG GCCACTATAGCCCCTCCAGTAACGGGGAAAATGTTTAAAGGGTTATTGGTTTGCTATGCAGTTGTGATTTCCACATTCTTCAGTGTTGCAATTTCTGGATACTGGGCATTTGGAAATCAGTCTCAACAATCTGTTCTCTCAAATTTCATGGTCAATAACCATCCTTTACTGCCTAAGTGGTTTCTTCTGATGACCAATGTCTTCACCTTGGTGCAAGTATCAGCAGTTGTCTTG GTTTACATGCAACCGACAAATGTTGTTATAGAGCGGGCATTTGCAGATCCTAAGAAAGACCAATTCTCGGTCAGGAATGTTGTTCCCCGTCTGATATTCCGGTCATTATCAATCGTCCTAGCAACAACCTTGGCCGCAATGCTACCTTTCTTTGGAGACATTATGGCATTGTTTGGGGCCTTCGGTTGTATTCCTTTGGATTTCATTTTGCCAATGGTTTTCTATAACCTCACGTTCAAACCCTCAAGGAAGGGCTTGGTCTACTGGGGAAACACAATTATTGCAGTTTTATCCACAGTTTTGGCCTTGGTTGGGGCAGTTGCATCGGTGAGGCAGATAATTTTGGATGCCAAGACTTACCGTTTGTTTGCTAACATGTAA
- the LOC113757816 gene encoding uncharacterized protein LOC113757816, which translates to MGKSDDSITRRKNKKSRKKQENKDSSKVSNRIASIIAAKKRRLTGKRRKCQGMCFSLPTSEDPFNDRYGETDAVKNKKRPLDSRVDKTHMDKKRALSRNMAANKDHANEDAKKEKLFKLEKIENNTIASVTVFKSEGKQDVGKPGKTEVPMLQACGNKTDEGGHEIFQDCPSKFLVLCLNTIQNALQHESAFSSEDRPFFVHKWGVEFWKFYSSGRDIVETSGADSDSEQIAWVVSCAADTIARKEKGGLSFSSPFLLFIVPSQEKAAKVRKICKPLKALGIHTVSLHPGASIDHQIRGLKSCEPEFLLSTPKRLLELVSLNEVDISGVSLLVIDGYGTYSDNDCIELIRQSISGCPQAVVFSECSSNSSTPILPNLLQGSVCRISSDDLECVR; encoded by the exons ATGGGGAAAAGCGATGATTCAATAACgagaaggaaaaataaaaagagcagaaaaaagcaagaaaataagGATTCCTCCAAAGTCTCTAATCGCATAGCTTCCATTATTGCTGCTAAAAAGCGTCGACTAACAGGCAAACGCCGCAAGTGTCAG GGTATGTGTTTTAGCCTTCCTACATCTGAGGATCCATTCAATGATAGATACGGTGAAACTGATGCTGTGAAGAATAAGAAACGACCTCTAGATTCTAGAGTAGACAAGACACATATGGACAAGAAGCGAGCATTGTCAAGGAACATGGCTGCTAATAAAGATCATGCAAATGAAGatgccaaaaaagaaaagttatttAAACTTGAGAAGATTGAGAACAACACAATTGCATCTGTTACAGTCTTTAAGTCTGAGGGGAAGCAAGATGTGGGGAAGCCTGGAAAAACGGAGGTCCCAATGCTTCAGGCCTGTGGGAACAAAACTGATGAAGGAGGGCATGAAATTTTTCAAGATTGCCCATCAAAGTTTTTAGTTCTTTGTCTGAATACCATTCAGAATGCTCTGCAACATGAATCGGCCTTTAGCAGTGAAGATAGACCTTTCTTTGTTCACAAATGGGGAGTTGAGTTTTGGAAGTTTTATTCAAGTGGAAGGGATATAGTAGAGACCAGTGGAGCAGATTCTGATTCCGAGCAAATTGCTTGGGTGGTGTCGTGTGCTGCTGATACCATTGCAAGAAAGGAGAAGGGAGGATTGTCATTTAGCAGtccctttcttttattcattgtgCCATCTCAAGAAAAGGCTGCCAAG GTACGGAAAATCTGCAAGCCTTTGAAAGCTCTTGGAATACATACAGTGAGTTTGCATCCAGGTGCCTCAATAGATCATCAAATTCGAGG GTTAAAAAGTTGTGAACCAGAGTTTCTATTATCTACACCTAAGAGACTTCTAGAGCTCGTCTCCTTAAACGAGGTCGACATCAGTGGGGTTTCCTTGCTG GTTATTGATGGATACGGAACTTACTCAGATAATGATTGTATTGAACTCATTAGGCAATCAATTTCTGGGTGTCCCCAGGCAGTGGTATTCAGTGAATGCTCAAGTAATTCGTCTACTCCAATTTTGCCAAACCTTTTGCAGGGTTCGGTCTGCCGGATATCTTCTGATGATTTGGAGTGTGTTAGATGA